In Oncorhynchus masou masou isolate Uvic2021 chromosome 11, UVic_Omas_1.1, whole genome shotgun sequence, the genomic stretch GGTGAATTGGTTTCAACACTACATTTCATTATTTAATTTTGCACACTGGTCTAGATTAGTGTCTGTTTTGGAGAcaagaccgagagagacagacactcagtaTGTGCTGCTGGTTGTAACAACATTCGTAATTACTCATTCACAGAGACTAGGAAGAGACGCAGCAACAGGTCAAGGCAGTGAGACGAGGGTTGTCGGGTATAGGCACAGCTCTGACATGTAGTTAGCTACAGGACTTAATAGGAGAGAAAAGATGATGTTGAATTGACTACTGAATTAGGTCAGTGTATATTGTGGCCAATGGGTATCCTTCATTAAGCAGCATGACAGAATAATTTCACCACTGGTCATCTGTTATTTCAAGATGTGTGAAATTTACAGAAATCTGCCTTTTTTGTTCTGCTTTCTTCACTTTGGATATCGGAAAACAAGCATTATCAAGGTAGGCGGGGAAAGGGAGGGTATTGCCGAACTGGGTGCATTTATTGTTCCTAGtgcagctacagtagctagccacACAGTCTCCGTTGAGTGTAATTTGTGTTCTTGGTCAAATCATTACAACTGTTAGTTGAGTGACTTGATAATTGTAATTCTGTAGACAGCTATTGTTACCTAGCGGCTGTGCACGTGACAACTACAATCTCTAGCTAGCAtttgaagctagctagctaagtaactACTTGATATTGTATTGTGTGTCTAGTTAGCTAACCATTTATACACAGGCTAACGTTACTTACTTATAGGCTACTAGCTAGTCATGTGAGGATGTGTTTGCTTGATAGCTACTTGAATTGTGTGTGCTCTGTGTATGGACCGTAGATGTGCagcactgcagtgtgtgtgtttgaagacTTTCTGTgtccaagggggggggggggtcaagagCTGGGAGAGTTCAAGGTGACTGGATAGGGCCCGTCATGGGGAGCAAACTGCTGCACGCACACAGCCATTGAGCTATCGACAACCCTGTTGTACAGCCATCACTGGTATGACAGGGAGGGAGATGCGAGACACAGATGAAGGAAGTTTGAGATGTGACTTGGACTTTCTAAGTCTTATTttactgtttctgtttctctacCTGCCTATGAATCTGGAGACACTGGAGCAGAACCACCATGAGTATGTCAAGGTAAGCCAGTCTGAACCAGACAACTGGTTCACAGGCTAGACCAGTCTAGATCATCTTACAAAACCTTAGTAGACTAAAATATCAAACTCTACAAAGTTACATTCAGTCCTCTCTTCTCAGCTTCAGGAACATGGTCCAGCGTGACGACAGCTGGTGGGGAATAGCAAGtggatacattttcatactggtacCCTGTGGGAATCAAACTCACAACCATGGCATTGCtatcaccatgctctaccaactgagccacatgggtaTAGAATTATAAATTAGGATTTATAATATTAGAATGGACATAAACCTTCTTATGATGGGACAAAGGTCAGAGCGTTCACCAACcatggtttgccagtgctgtgataaaATATTGTGTAAGATAATGAATTTGAAGAATTTATctgtactgtatgttttgttagCTAGGGCCGAGGTGACTTGGTTTTCATTACAGTCATTAAGCACCTCCAGGCCCTTATTCTGAGACATAGCAGCCTCACAGCTGCGAAGAAAGTCTACAAGGTCTCTAAGTTCAAGACTGTCCTTGGATCCTATCTTAGGCCATGCATTGAGCTTATCTCTGAAGGACTTGGCGATGAGGAATTTGTTTCCGTACCTttcttcaagaatggtccatGCAGCATAGTAGGCTGACTCTGTTCCTAACATAAAGTAACTTTCGATGGCTTTCTTGGCAGGCCCACCAATATATTTTCTCAAGTAATATATCTTCTCAGTTGCTGGTATGTTCTTCCTGTCTATCAGAGTCTGAGAAGAGACCTTCCAGTCAGTGAACGAGAGTGGTTCTCCATTGAATGTTACTTGTTCTGGTATGGGGAGGCGGCTTTCACTGATTGATTCCGCTAGTAACCTGAACATGGTCTTGGTGCCATCTTCTTGCTGTGTGCTTGTCACAACATGTTGTGGTGAGAGACTGTGAAATGAGCCACGTCTGTGCATGACTTCTTTCACAGATTTGCAGTTAGAGAGTAGTTCTCTCTTCTCGTCCTCTGAGTTTTCATCTTGCTCATACACTTGCATTCGCGCCTTGGCAGCATTTAGTTTCTTGAGCACTTCTAGGCGCTCTAACTCTCTACGCTTGTCTTCTAGCGTCCTTCGTCTGGCAGCATTTTCTACCTCTAACTTGACTCGCAGCCTAGCTTCTTCTAAGCTGCGTTTCACAGCCTCAGCTTCTTGCTCCGCTGCCCTCTTCTTATCTTCATCTTCAAGTCTCTGAAGCTCTTCTAGTTGGCGTTCTTGCTTAACCATTACTTCTAGCTGGTTAGCAGCAACTTCCGCCGCAGCCTCTTGTCTCTTGACAGATGACACACTTGAGCGTCTGGGGTTGACCTTTGAGTTGCTTTGAGACTGGGAGGAAGCACTTGAGTGCTGATAGTTGAGACTTGACTTATGTGAGAGTCCGGACATGCACAAGGAATTGCTGTCCTTCCAGTGCAACTCTATCTGGTTACTTTGACCTTCCTCCCTGCCTTTTAAATTACACCTTACAGTCTTGATAATAGACATTGTAACTGCTTCAAAGCCATTCACCGGATTTTCTGTCAGAACTGGGGTTAGGGCTCCAGGACCTCATCCTCAATGCCCAGTGGATCCAGATCTGTCTCCTGTCCATCCTCCCCACCAGGTTTCTACCCTAGGTACaaataaacaactgaaatatcatatttacataagtattcagaccctttactcagtactttgttgaaacacagAGATTACAGCGTCAAATCTtcatgggtatgacgctacaagcttggcacacctgtatttggggagattctctcattcttctcagtagatcctctcatgctctgtcaggttcagagacttgacctgaagccactcctgcgttgtcttggctgtgtgcttagggacgttgtcctgttggaaggtgaaccttcacccccagtTTGAAGTCCTGAGCACTCATGAGCAGAgcacatcaaggatctctctgtactttgctccgttcatctttcactcgattctgactagtctcccagtccctgcactgaaaaacatcccttaagcatgatgctgccaccaccatgcttcaccgaaggaatggtgccaggtttcctccagacatgacgcttggcattcaggtcaaagagttgaatcttcgtttcatcagatcagacaatcttgtttctcatgttctgagagtctttGGGTGCCTATttgtaaactccaagcgggctgtgatgtgccttttactgaggaggggcttccgtctggccactctaccataaaggcctgattggaggagtgctgcagagatggttgtctttctgtaaggttctcccatgtcctcaaaggaactctggagctctgtcagagtgaccatcggattcttggtcacctccctgaccaatgcccttctcccctgattgctcagtttggccgggctgccagctctaggaagagtcttggtgcttctaaacttcttccatttaagaatgacggaggccaccgtgttcttggagactttcaatgttgcagacattttttggtacccttccccagatttgtgcctcaacGCAATACTCTCtcagagctctaaggacaattcttttgacctcatgtcttggtttttgctctgacatgcactgataACTGtcagaccttatatagacaggtggtgcctttccaaatcatgtctaagcaatttaatttaccacaggtggactccaatcaagttgtagaaacatcaaggatgatcaatggaaacaggatgcaccggagctcaatttaaaatctcatagcaaagggtattaaaacgtatgtaaataaagtattacattttttttacatttgcaaaaaaattcttAAACatcttttcgctttgtcattacggggtattgtgtgtagattgatgaggaaaaacatgtatttaatccattttagaataagactgtaacattaaaatgtggaaaaagtcaaggggtctgaatactttccaaatgcactgtattagGCGAACCGCAGGTTGGTTGATCTAGAACAAGAAACAATATACAAATATGTTCACATATTcacaaaaaatgtaaaacatcTGCCACGGTCTGTAGTGTTACTTGCATATTGCATCCTGATTGGCCATATGCTAAAGATGGCCTGTGGGAATGTAGGGGTCCAAGAGgaaagcatctctctctcatggGGCTTGTAATGTGAAGCAATGTCAAGTTAGCAATAAATGTGCCATCGTAAAGACACACCGTTAGTAGTTATTTTACTCACGTACAGACAAGTTTGATTACATGACATGGTATCAGAAGTGGACTAGAATGAGTGTATTTGCTAACAGAGTTTAGCTTACAGTACCGGGTTGAAAAGTTTGGGGAAGAAAATCAAGGATGCTAATCAGCATGGAAGACATCACGGGAGAAGTGCAGCAGCCACCAGGAGCCACCCGTGCAAGGTGTAGCAGGAGGGGCACAGATACACGCAGATACAGGTCCGGTGTTACATTTAGCATACAGCCGCCGGAGCGGTTAGATTTGTCTAAACCTcaagaatttttttattttttactttattttactaggcaagtcagttaagaacaaattcttattttcaatgacggcctaggaacagtgggttaactgcctgttcaggggcagaacgacagatttgtaccttgtcagctcgggggtttgaacttgcaacctttcagttactagtccaacactctaaccactaggctaccctgaaccAAAAGGATTAGGAGGTTTGAGCACTTTCATAATGAGAGTAATCTTCACACATCTACTGAGGAGAACCATATAAATACTCTCGTACTGTATAGGCGATGAAGCAGATTACATTTTGAGGGGTCTAAACCTAAATGAACTCGAGCAAAAACAGTATGGACAAAGAGACGGATTTCATGGATTCTTTATTGTGATCTATGAGAGCACACTTTAACATGTTATTTTAAATCGTGGAATCTTTTCCTGgttaacttccggcgccgacagagatggccgcctcgcttcgcgttcctttcttacattagtaccacAGGTCatttaggtttcattacatacagtcgagaagaactactgaatataagatcagcgtcaactcaccatcagtacgaccaagaatatgacttttgcgaagcggatcctgtgttctgcctttcacccaggacaacggaatggatccctgccggcgacccaaaaaaacgactccgtaaaagagggaaacgaggcggtcttctggtcagactccggagacgggcacatcgtgcaccactccctagcatttttctcgccaatgtccagtctcttgacaacaaggttgatgaaatccgagcaagggtagcattccagtgggacatcagagactgtaacgttctttgcttcacggaaacatggctcactggagagacgctatcgaaGTCGGTGCaaccagcgggtttctccacgcatcgcgccgacagaaacaaacatctttctggtaagaagaggggcgggggcgtatgccttatggctaacgagacgtggtgtgatcacagaaacatacaggaactcaaatccttctgttcacctgatttagaattcctcacaatcaaatgtcgaccgcatgaTCTATTATCTATCTATTAtctcgaagagaattctcttcgattataatcacagccgtatatattcccccccaagcagacacatcgatggctctgaacgaactttatttgactctttgcaaactggaatccatacatcctgaggctgcattcattgtagctggggattttaacaaggctaatctgaaaacaagactcactaaattgtatcagcatatcgattgcgcaaccagggctggcaaaaccttggatcattgttattctaacttccgcgacgcatataaggccctgccacgccctcctttcggaaaagctgaccatgaatccattttgctgatccctgcctacagacagaaactaaaacaagaagctcccacgctgaggtatgtccaacgctggtccgaccaagctgattccacactccaagactgcttccatcacgtggactgggatatgtttcgtattgcgtcagacaacaacattgacgaatacgctgattcggtgtgcgagttcattagaacgtgcgttgaagatgtcgttcccatagcaacgattaaaacattcccaaaccagaaaccgtggattgatggcagcattcgtatgaaactgaaagcgcaaaccattgcttttaatcagggcaaggtgactggtaacatgaccgaatacaaacagtgcagctattccctccgcaaggctttcaaacaagctaagcgtcagtatagagacaaagtagaatctcaattcaacggctcagacacaagaggtatgtggcagggtctacagtcaatcacggactacaaaaagaaaaccagcccagtcacggaccaggatgtcatgctcccaggcagactaaataacttttttgcccgctttgaggacaatacagtgccactgacacggcctgcaacgaaaatatgcggactctccttcactgcagccgaggtgagtaaaacatttaaatgtgttaaccctcgcagggctgcaggcccagacggcatccccagccgcgccctcagagcatgcgcagaccagctggctggtgtgtttacggacatattcaatcaatccctataccagtctgctgttcccacatgcttcaagagggccaccattgtttctgttcccaagaaagctaaggtaactgagctaaacgactaccgccccgtagcactcacttccgtcatcatgaagtgctttgagagactagtcaaggaccatatgacgtccaccctacctgacaccctagacccactccaatttgcttaccgcccaaataggtccacagacgatgcaatctcaaccacactgcacactgccctatcccatctggacaagaggaatacctatgtgagaatgctgttcatcgactacagctcggcatttaacaccatagtaccctccaagctcgtcatcaagctcgagaccctgggtctcgaccccgccctgtgcatctgtgtactggacttcctgacgggccgcccccaggtgttgagggtaggcaacaacatctccaccccgctgatcctcaacactggggccccacaagggtgcgttctgagccctctcctgtactccctgttcacccacgactgtgtggccacgcacgcctccaactcaatcatcaagtttgcggacaacacaacagtggtaggcttgattaccaacaatgacgagacggccaacagggaggaggtgagggccctcggagtgtggtgtcaggaaaataacctcacactcaacgtcaacaaaactaaggagatgattgtggacttcaggaaacagcagagagaacacccccctatccacatcgatggaacagtagtggagagggtagtaagctttaagttcctcggcatacacatcacagacaaactgaattggtccactcacacagacagcatcgtgaagaaggcgcagcagcgtctcttcaacctcaggaggctgaagaaatttggcttgtcaccaaaagcactcacaaacatctacagatgcacaatcgagagcatcctggcgggctgtatcaccgcctggtacggcaactgctccgcccacaactgtaaggctctccagagggtagtgaggtctgcacaacgcatcaccggggggcaaactacctgccctccaggacacctacaccacccgatgttacataaagatcatcaaggacaacaaccacttgagccactgcctgttcactccgctatcatccagaaggcgaggtcagtacaggtgcatcaaagctgggaccgagagactgaaaaacagcttctatctcaaggccatcagactgttaaacagcaaccactaacattgagtggctgctgccaacacactgactcaactccagccactttaataatgggaattgatgggaaatgatgtaaaatatatcactagccactttaaacaatgctacctaatataatgtttacataccctacattattaatctcatatgtatacgtatatactgtactctatcatctactgcaggggtgtcaaagtcaaatggacggagggccaaataaaaaatttagctacaagccgagggccggactgttcgaatgttcattgaaaattttttaaatgacgcatatagtctagtgaacctaattgaacctactgaaaacctaacaaatatattccaatatgatcagataaataaagcaatattttcttatggctctgtcagtaatctttaattttcaacagacacaaaagacaaatttcctttatataaaaatccccataacatgaacattaaatgaaagaaaccggtattcaaggcaccatcagtagcctatattttctattttagcaacagtgggctaaatttacttcaaagaaaaaaacaataatagcaattttctatcatccactcaactgaaatatttttaaaatataattggattgaaatacaataaaataaagtgcaaaaatctattaatcaaaaacaacactttgtttaaggagaagtaacatgcagtgaaaacaaatattaaactttaacttttaaacttgaactgagtaaaaactctaaatatgtgattgcacagtaatgttcacttgtttgaggttgagggtgatacttggtggtgtcccatcttttccacaagttcatcaatgttcggggtaaggctctgagctgaggaaatcctcagaattgagtggaggtgttcagcagtaagtcgacttctgtgtgatgttttgttcaggttcatcaaagaaaaaaagttgttcacacaggtatgtgctgccaaacatagacaacgtttgagcagcctggatgcgcagctggggcattgtgtcggggaggaaacgggcgaactccgcagcacccactgccgcatattttgccctcagtgcatcattgcattggaggtcaatcaactccatttggaggtttggtggtgagctttccacgtcaacagcaaatgggttaccgagcagttccaacctgcttttttgtgcttcaaagtcagcaaatcggcgtcgaaagtcagcggcaagcatacctattttatcagccaactgtgcgctcgggaacgcactggtagagagcttctctttcatggtctggcagctgggaaagtggctcaaattttctttccgcatctgcgtctcccacagagtcagtttggttttaaatgccttcactgtactgtacatatcagagatgacatgatcccgaccctgcagctgcaagttcattgcattcagatgactcgtaatgtcacacagaaaagccatttcacacagaaacatttcgtctcggagttgtgttgtgtctttccctttgctgtccaagaacagacaaatctcctcacgaagctcgaaacatctttgaagcacctttccctggcttagccatcgcacctctgtgtgataaggcaaatcaccatgctccgtttctaactccgcagaaatgccttgaactggcggtgattcaaacctttggctctgataaagttaactgtgcgcgtgatgatgctcattacatgctccattttcaaggctttaccgcacaacgcttcctggtgtatgatacaatgataagctgtcagctcacctgtcgcgttttcctcttgcatcttttcccgtatcttcgccaccagtccgctcctgtgtccacacatcgcaggtgctccgtcggttgtcaaacccacgagtttttcccaaggcagctccatctcatttacacatcttgacacctcttcatacaaatcatgccccgtagttgtgccatgcataggacgtaaagccaaaaactcctctgtcacgcttaggctggagtccacttgcggatgaaaattgacaactgggcaatgtcagaaatgtcggtgctctcatccacagccaaggaatatgcaatgaaatcttttccctttttcacaagctgctcttttagattgatggacaactggtctactctctcggcaatggtgtttctgctcagactcacatttaaaaagagttgccttttttctgggcaaacgtcacaaactttaatcatgcagtttttgatgaaatccccctccgtaaatggccgggctgatttagcgatctcttctgccaaaataaaactggccttgacagcagcctggccttgtgatttggcttttttgaacagagcctgtcgagatttgaggcctcgttttaattcctctgccttttgtagcctttgttccatgtccatattcttgtttttgtccgcgtgtttcgtttcataatgtcgtctcagattatactctttcagtaccgccacactttctccacacagaagacacacaggttttccagctacctccgtgaacatatactccgactcccaccttgtttgaaacccccggttctcagtgtccaccttccgttttgccatttttgatgggtatctgaaagttaattttactgtgatgctgacgactgtgccaataaatattgaaatgaagcagcctactgctcggtgcgtcaccgttgcattgtgggaaatgtagtattggtgcgtgtaaaagatctgcgggctgccggcttgctgcggtctgcgggccggttctaataataaatcaagatcatcccaggggccgtaaaaaaccttctcgcgggccggatgtggcccgcaggccttgactctgacatatgtgatctactgcatccttatgtaatacatgtatcactagccactttaactatgccactttgtttacatactcatctcatatgtatatactgtactcgataccatctactgtaccttgcctatgctgctctgtaccatcactcatccatatatctttatgtacatattcttatccccttacacttgtgtataagacagtagttttggaattgttagttagattcattgttggttattactgcattgtcggaactagaagcacaagcatttcgctatactctcattaacatctgctaaccatgtgtatgtgacaaataaaatttgatttgatttatatggCCTTATATGCCATAGCAGAGTATTGCAACTATGGACTTTTGCACAATGAACTAATTAGTGATGGCAAGGtgtaactttagaccgtcccctcgcccatacccgggcgtgaaccagtgaccctctgcacacatcaacaacagtcacccacgaaacatcgttacccatcgctccacaaaagccgcggcccttgcagagtaaggggaactactacttcaaggtctcagagcaggtgacgtcactgattgaaacgctatttagtgcgcaccgctaactaagctagcttagtttcacatccgttacaaagGCAAATTGAAGAAGTGAAAAAGCAGTAAGGCTGCCTGTGAGGTGGAAAGGCAGCGAGTGGAAACTGAAATTCCAGCTTGAGAAAGCTAGCCATGAAAATGCTAATGACAAAAATCAGTCAAAGTGCACATCCAAGAGCACAGTGTACAGCTAATGAAATAGTGTGTCACTCCTGTGGGAAAAATGGACATTACCAACATGTGTGTATGTCATCATGAGCCGTAAACGTGAAGAAATGTTGTTTACGGCTCATGAACACATTGTCTGGGATCACATTTAGAAATGTCAAATTCTAAATAGACACTGGTGCCGATGTGACTGTTATCCCAGACAATGTGTTCAATCACATTTTTGCAGGAACCAGCAAGCCAGCTCTACAAAAACCAACAAAACCTCTGATAGAACCAGGAAGAGTGCCGCTGGACGTGATCGGCGTGACACAAGTCTGGATCTAAGAAAGGGAGAAAAGGAGACACTGGAGGAGGTATATATCCGAGATCTACACAGCTTTACTAGGCAGACCAGCGATCATAAAGCTTGAGCTAGTTGCTCGACTCAACAGCATTGATTTACAGACACTGAAAGAAAGCTATCCTAAGCTGTGCAGTGGTTTTGGCACAGTAGAACAACCATATACCATCAAGCTGAAACCTGGTGCAGAGCCCTACTTACTCCACGACAGATTCCTCTGACATTGCTGCCACAAGTCAAGATAGAGCTAGAGCATGTTTACGGGTTCAAGATTGTCACTTGAATAAAGGAGCCCACGGACTGGTGCGCTGGCATGGTGGTTGTCCTTAAGAAGAACAGTGACGTGCGGATATGTGTCAACTTCACCAGTCTCAATGAGTCCGTGTGTAGAGAAAAATACAAACTTCCCACTGTCGAACACACCCTTGGCTCACTAGCCGGGGCGAATATCTTCAGTGAGTTTGACGCGAACATTCTCGCAGATCCCGCTAGCTGAGGTGTCAGTTAAACTAACAACCTTCATCACACCTTTCGGACATTACTACTTCAACCGTCTGCCTTTTGGCATCGCTTCAGCACCTGAACACTTCCAGAACAGAATGGTGAAAGAGGTCACTGAAGGCCTGGAAGGTGTGGTCTGTCACATGGATGAAGTGTTGGTCTTGGGCCAAACACAGGAGGAG encodes the following:
- the LOC135548474 gene encoding uncharacterized protein LOC135548474; this translates as MSIIKTVRCNLKGREEGQSNQIELHWKDSNSLCMSGLSHKSSLNYQHSSASSQSQSNSKVNPRRSSVSSVKRQEAAAEVAANQLEVMVKQERQLEELQRLEDEDKKRAAEQEAEAVKRSLEEARLRVKLEVENAARRRTLEDKRRELERLEVLKKLNAAKARMQVYEQDENSEDEKRELLSNCKSVKEVMHRRGSFHSLSPQHVVTSTQQEDGTKTMFRLLAESISESRLPIPEQVTFNGEPLSFTDWKVSSQTLIDRKNIPATEKIYYLRKYIGGPAKKAIESYFMLGTESAYYAAWTILEERYGNKFLIAKSFRDKLNAWPKIGSKDSLELRDLVDFLRSCEAAMSQNKGLEVLNDCNENQVTSALANKTYSTDKFFKFIILHNILSQHWQTMVGERSDLCPIIRRFMSILIL